A single genomic interval of Candidatus Leptovillus gracilis harbors:
- a CDS encoding YwbE family protein has translation MDGTKRSNIKPGQRVAIVLKQDQRSGKLTEGIVKDILTNSPTHPHGIKVRLESGAVGRVKDIVV, from the coding sequence ATGGACGGAACAAAACGCAGCAACATCAAACCGGGCCAGCGCGTGGCGATTGTGCTGAAGCAAGACCAGCGCAGCGGTAAACTGACGGAAGGCATTGTCAAAGACATCCTGACCAACTCACCCACCCACCCGCACGGCATCAAAGTGCGCCTGGAAAGCGGCGCGGTGGGCCGGGTGAAGGACATAGTGGTCTAG